The proteins below come from a single Deltaproteobacteria bacterium genomic window:
- a CDS encoding SET domain-containing protein-lysine N-methyltransferase, translating to MLAAQSRSPRLFTVRRSSIHGRGVFAAAPIAKGTRIVEYVGERISHAEADARYGGEYDPTAVVLLFTVDKTIVIDAGVGGNAARFINHSCAPNCESVGDSGRVFIEAIRNIRPGEELTYDYQLELSEQKSALAQDHYRCHCSSAQCRGFLFVPRRKRSTKKTPMSPKTPPAQKRA from the coding sequence ATGCTGGCTGCTCAATCTCGCTCCCCTCGTCTCTTTACCGTCCGTCGCTCTTCCATTCACGGGCGGGGTGTATTTGCCGCCGCGCCCATCGCCAAAGGGACTCGCATCGTCGAGTATGTTGGCGAGCGTATCTCGCATGCCGAAGCCGACGCGCGCTACGGCGGCGAGTACGACCCCACGGCCGTTGTGCTGCTGTTTACCGTGGATAAAACCATAGTGATCGATGCCGGAGTCGGCGGCAACGCTGCCCGGTTTATCAATCATTCCTGTGCACCCAATTGCGAGTCGGTCGGGGATTCCGGGCGCGTTTTTATCGAGGCCATCCGGAACATCAGGCCCGGGGAAGAGCTAACGTATGATTACCAGCTAGAGTTAAGCGAACAAAAAAGTGCGCTTGCCCAGGACCACTACCGTTGCCATTGTAGTAGTGCGCAATGTCGCGGCTTCTTGTTCGTTCCCCGGCGCAAGCGCAGTACCAAGAAAACTCCGATGTCGCCCAAGACGCCTCCAGCCCAGAAACGAGCCTGA
- a CDS encoding glutathione S-transferase family protein, giving the protein MFRLYDYLESGNGYKVRLLLTQLEIPFERIELDIVKGETRTPEFLEKNPNGRIPVLEIEPGKFLAESNAILFYLAEGTPLLPRERWERAQVFQWLCFEQYSHEPNIATSRFWITHHLLTPERCAQLPQKQALGYAALDVMERHLTSRAFFVDERYTVADIALYAYTHVAHEGEFDLSGYPHIRAWLERVRLQPRHIPITQG; this is encoded by the coding sequence ATGTTCCGTTTGTACGACTATCTGGAATCGGGCAATGGCTATAAGGTGCGTTTGCTGTTGACGCAACTAGAGATCCCTTTCGAGAGGATCGAACTAGATATCGTCAAGGGCGAGACGCGCACTCCGGAGTTTCTGGAGAAGAATCCGAACGGACGTATTCCCGTCTTGGAGATCGAACCGGGGAAATTCTTGGCGGAGTCCAATGCCATCCTTTTCTATCTCGCCGAAGGGACGCCGCTGCTGCCTCGGGAACGGTGGGAACGAGCGCAAGTCTTCCAGTGGCTGTGCTTTGAGCAGTATAGCCACGAGCCCAATATCGCTACCTCGCGGTTTTGGATCACGCATCATCTCTTGACGCCAGAGCGTTGCGCGCAGTTGCCGCAGAAGCAAGCGCTCGGGTATGCCGCCCTGGACGTGATGGAGCGGCATTTGACGAGTCGTGCCTTTTTTGTCGATGAGCGCTACACGGTCGCTGACATTGCTCTGTATGCCTACACCCATGTCGCCCATGAAGGCGAGTTCGACTTGAGCGGATATCCACACATCCGCGCGTGGCTGGAGCGTGTGCGGCTGCAACCGCGCCATATTCCGATTACCCAGGGCTAG
- a CDS encoding amidohydrolase family protein — translation MNSRHISCLSFVASFVSLIVPFAYATTDTIYVNGTVVTVLAEKRHLTRQDLDKVSTRHPVWALHISGHFGVANSVALQIAAITKDTPQPSGGIIRKDEATGEPNGALEEQAMLQVMKLIPPPSLENRLAALRAAAADYARHGITTAQNGLTDERSLNVFQEVEKSEALPIRVVVWPDFATAQKMIDGGLKVDWARSRKLKLGAAKTFADGSIQGYTGYLTQPYHTPFHGDPAYRGYPAMPREKLTELVTTLHQAGFQLAIHGNGDAAKDIDVIETVVGGKTVYKKGE, via the coding sequence ATGAACTCTCGTCATATCTCTTGCTTGAGCTTCGTCGCCAGCTTCGTCAGCCTCATCGTACCGTTCGCCTACGCCACCACCGACACGATCTACGTGAACGGTACTGTCGTCACTGTGCTCGCGGAAAAGCGCCACCTCACACGCCAAGACCTCGACAAGGTCTCGACTCGCCATCCGGTGTGGGCGCTGCACATCTCCGGACACTTCGGCGTCGCCAACAGCGTGGCCCTGCAAATCGCTGCAATTACCAAAGACACTCCGCAACCGTCGGGCGGCATCATTCGCAAGGATGAAGCAACCGGGGAGCCCAACGGCGCCCTCGAAGAACAAGCGATGCTCCAAGTCATGAAGCTGATCCCACCGCCGTCGCTGGAAAACCGCCTCGCTGCCCTGCGCGCCGCCGCTGCCGACTACGCCCGCCACGGCATTACCACCGCCCAAAACGGATTGACGGACGAGAGGAGTCTCAACGTTTTCCAGGAGGTGGAGAAAAGCGAGGCGTTGCCGATTCGTGTCGTGGTGTGGCCGGATTTCGCGACGGCGCAAAAGATGATTGACGGCGGCCTGAAAGTCGACTGGGCGCGCAGTCGCAAGCTGAAACTCGGTGCAGCCAAAACCTTCGCCGACGGTTCCATTCAAGGCTACACCGGCTATCTTACTCAGCCCTACCACACTCCGTTCCACGGCGATCCCGCTTATCGCGGATATCCCGCCATGCCACGCGAGAAGTTGACCGAGCTGGTGACCACACTACACCAAGCCGGGTTCCAGCTTGCGATCCACGGCAATGGCGATGCCGCTAAAGACATCGATGTGATCGAGACAGTCGTTGGCGGCAAGACAGTGTACAAGAAAGGCGAGTAA
- a CDS encoding HAD family hydrolase encodes MMTLPKAFLLDLDDTIVSDSDSADQCWRIVFPAFLDRMEGCDPEALLAEIRAYREWFWSDPERNRRGRIELLAARQHVLEVALQRLGIASPTLASEMTSAYSLEREARARPFPGAIATVEWLRIRGVRLALLTNGGARFQRLKVLRWGLASLFDCVLIEGEFGAGKPDLRVYRHALEQLQSVPERTWMAGDNLEWDVGAPQQLGITGIWVDHAQQGLPSSSPVRPNRIIHALTELRQDE; translated from the coding sequence ATGATGACCCTGCCAAAAGCCTTTTTGCTCGACCTTGACGACACCATCGTGTCCGACTCGGACAGCGCCGACCAGTGCTGGCGTATAGTGTTCCCTGCCTTTCTCGATCGGATGGAAGGCTGCGACCCCGAGGCGTTGCTGGCCGAAATCCGAGCCTATCGCGAATGGTTCTGGAGCGATCCCGAGCGCAATCGGCGTGGACGCATTGAACTGCTAGCCGCACGCCAACACGTGCTCGAAGTGGCTTTGCAGCGGTTAGGCATTGCCTCTCCCACGCTTGCGAGCGAGATGACCAGCGCCTATTCGCTTGAACGTGAAGCGAGGGCGCGGCCCTTTCCTGGGGCGATTGCGACTGTGGAATGGTTGCGGATACGCGGGGTCCGGCTGGCGCTGTTAACCAATGGCGGCGCACGCTTTCAACGGCTCAAAGTGCTGCGCTGGGGATTGGCGTCATTGTTCGATTGCGTGTTGATCGAAGGCGAGTTCGGTGCCGGGAAGCCCGACCTGCGCGTGTACCGACATGCGCTGGAACAGTTGCAATCTGTGCCTGAACGCACGTGGATGGCGGGAGATAATTTGGAGTGGGACGTCGGCGCACCGCAGCAACTCGGCATCACCGGCATCTGGGTCGATCATGCGCAGCAAGGGCTGCCCAGCTCCAGTCCAGTGCGTCCGAATCGCATTATCCACGCACTGACGGAGCTGCGGCAAGACGAGTGA